The Antechinus flavipes isolate AdamAnt ecotype Samford, QLD, Australia chromosome 5, AdamAnt_v2, whole genome shotgun sequence DNA segment tattttttttctctttcattgctAATCAATGAATCTCAAGCTCCTCTTATGCTCCTTCTTTGCCTGGTTACTTTGCATCATTAAACCAACACTCCAGTAGTTTTACCCTTCATGTTAATTACGTTGAGATATGGATTAATCACAAGATATAAGgaattgaatgattttttaattcatttagaaATGATGCAGCTTAATCCAGAGATTCAGTTTTTATTAGTTTTGCATTTATAAACTGCTTTCAAGTTGTCTAGAGACATCACAATTGCTTCAAATTTACACATTTCTTAAGAATTCTTCCTAGGTGAGCTGTTTTGGGGTGAAGTGCTTGACCTCTTGACTTTTGGCATATCATCTTAGAGTCTTTGaggtgaagaaacagaggcagacttACATAGCttctaaatgataaaaaaaaaaaaagatgatgacaaTGAGATAAAAATCCTAATACTGGCCTTACCTCATAGGGATTGTTACATTCAAATGAGTTAATGGAAAGTTAAATTGCTTTGGAAAGAATAAATCAAGACATAAGGATATGCACTTTATATTATCATTTGGTCTATTCCATTTCTGAGGCTTTTGTAAAGGTGAAAATCTTTCTACATTCTGTACTGAAAATCATAACTTCTCCAATTTTGTTTATACTCACCAGTGCTTATGTAGTGCTTAATAAGTTCCAGAGAGGataccttttttcccccacattttCTTTATGGCTATTTTGACTTCCACATTCTTCAGAGAGTAGATGATGGGGTTCAATAGGGGTGTCACAATGCTATACTGTAGGGAAATGACTTGTTCCAGGACGGATCCTGTAGCAGGGCTTAAATGTCGGCCCAAACCTGTCAGGAAGAATAAAGTCACTACAATGACATGAGAGGAGCAGGTAGAAAAGGCTTTGCTCCTGCCTGAGGCTGAGCTGATCTTCAGGATGGCAGAGATAATTCGGGTATATGAAAACAGGATAGGGAAGAAGCAACCAAAGCCAAAGACAACCAAGGTGGTGAACAAAATCATCTTGTTAGGGAAGAGATCAGAGCAGGAGAGAGGTAAGAGCTCAGGCATCTCACAGCTGTAATGGTGGATGAAGTAGGGGCCACAGAAGTGCAGCCTCAACAAAGGCAGGGTATTCATCAGAGAATTGGTTACCCCAAGTAGACAAGACCCACAGGCCAGAAAGGTACAGAATCGTTTGCTCATGACCATCACATAAACCAGAGGATTGCATATGGCTGAGTAGCGGTCATAGGCCATGGCTGAGAGAATAAAGGCTTCAGATGAAGCAATGAAAAACATCAGTCCAATCTGTACTAGGCACCCACTGAGGGAGACAATTTTGTTCTTGGTTAGTAGTGTATAAACCAACTTTGGTGCCATGACTGAGGAATAAAACATATCAAAAAAGGATAAGTTCACCAGGAAGAAGTACATGGGGGTGTGCAGTTGGGAATCCATCTTGATGACTGCCATTATCAAAAGGTTCCCAGCCAAGGTGAGGAAGTAAATCAATAGGAAAAGGAAGCCTAGGGCATACTGGATGTGCATGCTGCTGGAAAATGGCAGAAGAATGAATTCTGTATCTGTGGTCTGATTATCTGGTATCATTTGTTCAGAAAAATCACTccctagaaatagaaaaacaaatcaatcaaccaatcaaccaacaaatCTTTACTGATCAACTAGTACTATgtctaacattatatatatataaacatattataggACCTTGAAGAAATATTCCCAGCTGCCTTATGGGCATAATCTTTATTGGGGGACAAGATAGAGACAAAAGAAAAGCTTATGgaacaaaaaaatgcaaactagAAACTAAGCATTAAGTTGTATAGTCAAGACTGTACAGGaatagaagtaaagaaaagagtaATAGTTAGAATGGTCAGGAACTATTGGATTGTGGAGGAAGTGTAATGATTTGAATTCAATATGTGGGGCATGGTGGTGTTATTACAGTTCTCCCTCTCAGCTATGAATATAGAGCTCTcagttctttccatctctctctctctctctctctctctctctctctctctctctctctctctctctttttttttgctgaggcaattgagattaagtgaacttgcccagggtcacacagcctggaggaagtgtttagtgtctgagaccacatttgaactcaggtcctcctgacttcagggctggtgctctatccactacaccatttaGCAGCCCCTAGATTTCTCAgttctataatttttctattaagtACAGATTGCAAAGAAGGTGCCAATCCCCACTGAAAGAGAAAGTTTCTCAAAGGGAACTCTGTACTGGTGTGCTTggttaaaaaccaaaataaagtaaagaactaataaaaaagaaattattttttaattccccTTATAGGCTTCTTATCCTgacatttcttttctgtcttggTTCTTTTGCTCCCATTATTTTATTCTACTAAAATTGATGCCCCTCCTTTGCTCATCTTTCCCTGTTCAAATCATACTCATTTAGGTGCTCCATGTCACTTTCCCCATGAGGAATTCCTTGAGATGGAAATGACATCTCTTATCCTCTTCTtctatagtattttgtttatgaTTTACTACAACACTTAGAATTTCTACCTTATATCATTGTAATTGGTTTATATGTTATAATGTGCACATATCATTTATATATGCTACTACTTCAGGACAAGAAACatgtcttctttatatttttcatttttgtatcactCTAGTACCTGCATATTTTCTTACACAGCAAAGGTTTGTAGTGAATGTTGAGCCAACTAATGCTAAGTAGGTGAATTATAAGTCATATTATTCATGCCTTGACTATCATCATCAgtttaaataacaattgtttctgcTTTGACCCAAAACCTGAGGGTCTTCCTCCTCCAAATTGAATTTTTTGACGATGTATAAGAGATAATTTTTGTATCATTTCTTAGATTTAATCTCTGAATGGGTGTTGTCTCAGAtgaactgagacctgggaaataCATTAGTTtgaaaaggccaagatctcccactgttatcCAAGCCATTTATAGTTGTCTCGTTCTCTAACTTTTCATTGAACTCAGCTGACTCTGGAGGAACTTCTGAGGCTAATGACCTTGAATAATCCTATatccctcaaatccaattcacttgtatttCATGACATCAACTTCATAATGTCATGgttctttttgagaacaaagaacaaacaacaattatCATCATCAAAAGTATGAATATATGCTTTCCATATTCAAAACAATATACAACTAATTCTCCTTTGAACCTACAACTAACTCCCTTCTTTACTGACAAAGTTCCTTCTTAGAAGCTATTCTCTCTGAATCTGTGCTTAGAGTTTGTATCTCTGCTCCTTGTTTGATGTAGTGCCTTTTACTGGCATAGTTTTTCATCAGGACAATCaccttttaaaacatattaacaCCTTGTTActtttgttatctattttttgttgttgttttctatgTTAGAATCAACTTGGGTAGGTAGACACTAGATTCTATCCCTCTTGAAATTATGTTtttgaaaatcatcaaagaaaacttccaAGAATTAGAAGTTAAAActcaaaatacaaattgaaaagaATTCACAGGTTTATTTTAAGGACTACTGCAAAAAAGAACAACATACAACATATCTTCTTGAAGGTAATCAGATGTAATTTACCCAGGAAAGATAGACTTTTCCAGAACAGTTGGTATTTGGAGAAAATAGATTATTATGAATGACTTGAGCCTTTATGTAGGGCATTCTCTATGAGTCAAGtaggaaatataaattaaataaataaaattttaatttggacCAAATAATAGTGATAACAAAACCTAATATTTAAAGACTGCTTATTATATGCATACACTATTCTAAATGGtttcattattatctcattgatctcacaacaaccctgagaggcaggagttattattatccacattttatggatgaggttaaatgacttgccaggatcacacaccattagtaagtgtctaaagccagtctgaactcaggttttcctaactccagacccaacACTCTATGCATTGTACTATTCTACTCTTTAAGGATAGGAGAGGAAATGCTTCCTTTATAGCAAGGAGAAAATATCATTTACTCCATCTCAATGATGGGAGATAGAACATTATACAGATCCTGACATCTCAAAGAATCACATTTTTGCAATATCACAGAATGAttaataaagcaatatatatttaaataaataaattaaaaaaaaataatgggcaAGTGAATAAAATACCTAGGAGtatacttgccaagacaaatccaggaacatGAACATATTTATAAACCACTTTATAGAAATAGTCTGATTTCAATCTCCCTagtgaacattgatgcaaaaatcttatataaaatattagcaaaaagattacacaaaatcatccccaggataatacaccatgaccaagtaggatttataccaagaatgcagggctggttcaatattaggaaaactattaacataattaactatatcaataaccaaattagcaaaaatcatatgatcatctcaatagatgcagaaaaagaatttgaaaaaaatccaacacccattcctattaaaaacactagagagtataggaataaatggacttttccttaaaatagtcaagagcatctatttaaaaccatcagtaagcatcatattaatggtaataaactggaaccattcccaataagatcaggaatgtaacaaagttgcccactatcaccattactattcaatattatattagaactactagatttggcaataagagatgaaaaaagagattaaaggaattagagtaagtaatgaggaaaccaaatgatcattctttacagatgatatgagggtatacttagagaaccccagagattctactaaaaagctattaaaaataatctacaactttagcaaagtttgcaggatacaaaatgaatccacataaatcctcatcatttttatacatcactaacaaaatccaacagcaagagatacaaagaaaaattccatttaaaataactgttaatagtataaaatatttggcaatttaTCTGtcaaggaaagtcaggaactatatgagcaaaactacaaaacactttccacacaatatagtcagatctaaacgattgggaaaatattaaatgctcttggataggtcgagcgaatataataaagatggcattACTatctaaaccaatctatttatttagtgctataccaatcagactcacaagaaactattttaaggaccaagaaaaaataacaacaaaattaatctggaagaacagaaggtcaagaatttcaagggaactaatgaaaaaaaaaatcaaatgaaggtgacctagctatacctgatctaaaactatattataaagcagaggtcaccaaaaccatttggtattgactaagaaaaagactagtgatcagtggaataggttaggttaacaggacaaaataatcaataactatagcaatctagtagtTGACAAACCCAAGACTCcaagttttgggataagaattcactatttgaaaaaaaactgctgggaaaattgaaaattagtatggcagaaactaggcattgacccacacttaacaccctacaccaagataagatcaaaatgggttcctgctttaggcaaaaagaatgaggttataaataaattagaagaacataggatagtttacttctcagacctgtagtggaggaaggaatttgtaaccaaacaaaaactagagatcattattgattacaaaataaaaaattttgattatatcaagttaaaaagcttttgtacaaataaaagtaatgcagacaagattagaagggaagcaataaactgggaaaacattttttacagttaagggttctgataaaggcttcattttcaaaatatatagagagaattgactctataagagatcaagccattctccaattgataaatggtcaaaggatatgaacaattttcagatgataaaattgaaactattactattcatatgaaaaggtgttccaaatcattactgatcagagaaatgcaagacaattctgagatactactacacacctttcagattggctaagatgacaggaatagataatgatgaatgttggaggggatgtgggaaaactggaacactgatgcattgttggtggagttgtgaatgcatccaaccattctggagaacaatttggaactatactcaaaaagatatcaaactatgcacatgccctttgatccagaagtgttactactgggcttatataacaaagagatattaaagaagggaaagagacctgtatgtgaaaaaatgtttgtgacaggccttttcatagtggctagaaactggaaattgaatgaatgcccattaattgtgaatgttatggaatattattgttctgtaagaaatgaccagcagggtgaatacagagagacttatagagacttacatgaactgatgctaagtgaaatgagcagaaccaggagatcattatacacttcaacaacaatactataatcaattctgatggaagtgactatctttgataatgagaggatccaagtcagttccaattgatcagtgatgaacagaaccagctatacgcAGCAaaggaacacagggaaatgagtgtggaccacaacataacatttgcactctttctgttattgtttgcttgcatttttgtttttcttcccaagttctttttaccttctttctaaatctgatttttcttgtgcaacaagataactgtttaaatatgtatacatatattatatttaccatatactttaacatgtttaacacacatgggactacctgtcatctaggagaggggtggagggaaggaggagaaaagttggaacagaagtttttgcaaatatcagtgttgaaaaattacccgtgcatatgttttgccAAACAAAAgctgtagtaataataataataataaatagtctaatttatataatttgaacAATAGTAATTGTTCATGTATGAGCAaaaccaatataacaaaaatggtaATTCCATCTAAACTAATCTGTTTTTTTATTGCTATcccaattaataaaaaaagtagtgaactaggaaaaaaaatgacacaaaaattcatttgaaaaagtaaaaggtCAAGAACAAGGgacttaataaaaatataaataagggaGGTTTAGTAGTACCAGTTCTTAATATATGATAAGGTAGTAATTATCTCatactgattaagaaataaaaaggcaGATAAGTGGAAAAGAGTAGACACCGTAGTGTATGATCACAGTCATCTCCAGTCTTAGAAATCTATATATTTAACCTTTTGGGGAAAAATACactatgtaataaaaattattgggaaaacttaGAAAGTAGTCTGGCAGAATTTGGATATATaccaatattttatacaattgccaaaataagttcaaaatggatgcATTTTGTATCCTAGATGTATAGagagaaatcataagaaaattagaagaccACGAAACATATTGCTTATAGACTTATAGgtaggagaagaatttatgaataagcAAGTGATGAAAAGCACTGTTAAatgaaaaattgataattttgaatacattaaattaaaaaagctttgTATGAATAAAACCTAAATTTTattagattagaaggaaagcagaaaattagggAAATTTTTTTGTAGTTTCTCAGTAAaagtctcatatctcaaatatagaGAAACATTTTCCAACTTTATCAGAACGTGTCactccccaattgacaaatgatcaaatgatatgaacaggaagtttttggatgaataaatcaaaattatatatgatacatgaaatttttctctaaatcatttttgattagagaaatgtaaatcaaaacagaTTTCAGATATCATATCACACCTAtaagactggctaaaatgacaaaagaagACTATGACAGaagttggagggaatgtggaaaaattgtgAACGTTTCTaacattttagagagcaatttggaactatgcttaaaaagttataaaagtgTATATAATCATCAGCTGATAAATGGCTAAACAATTTgcgatatatgattgtgatggaatactgtgagaaatgatgaacatgttgattttagaaaaatgtggaaagagttGCATgacataatgaaaaatgaaacaaacagaaccccAAGAAGTATAAACAGTAATTCATTGttcaatattgttcaaagaataattgtCAACAAattctgaatattataaatatccaaatcaactacaaaggacttacgaaggaaaatgctgtccattttcagagaaaaaacttATAAATAGAAGCAAACATGGCATAGTTTTacctatattttacaaatataaatctGTGTCAAATtgtgatttttctagtgcaggatgaggaatgaaggaaggagagtgtttgaaacttaaaatgcaacaaaagtaaatgaaattaatttaaacaaaagAGAATGAGTTAAGGAGGAGTAAAGGATTGTCTTGCTAAAGAGAAGAACCAACCAGTGTtagataacatatatttatagatcCATTGGCATTGTCATGTGACTTCTTCCATCTCTGTCTAGCAACCCCTTAGTAAGAACAGATGAGGGCATATAGCGGGGTGGAAAGTAATCTGAGGTTTCATTGTAGCAAGGGGGGAAAGGGCAAAGTAGAAAAGGATTCAAAGATAAAGGATAATGGAGAGATAAATTATCTTACTAAGGAGCCAACagtaagataaaaaaggaaagaactattGCATGGAGAAGAAGGGAACAAGCATACTATCTTACATAAAATAGAAGCTGACCTTATGATGCAAAGTCCTCATTTTTCAGCTCCTGAATATTCTCAGTGCTTAGGCATTCAAAAggctttcatttctaaaatatatagggaattaactcagatttataagaataagcCATTGCAcagttgaaaaatggtcaaagcatatgaatggCCAACTTTCAGACAAAGGAATTAAAACCAgttctagtcatatgaaacaaTGCTTTacatcactattaattagagaaatgcaaattaagacaactctgaggtttcacttCATACTTCTCTGAttgtaagatgacaggaaaagataatgatgaatgtggaagaggatgtaggaaaattgggacactaatgtctccttggtggagttgggaacttCAACTATTTTAACTATTCTATTTCAATTAGTCTTCAACTATTTCAACTATTCAACTATATTAAACTattcagctattctggagaataatttggaccTATGTTATAGATCCTATAAAGGCTATAAGGCTATAAAAGGCTATAAAAGACTGTAAAACAGGGCAGTAtctttactgggtctgtgtcTCAAAgacataaaagagggaaaagtacaCACAtgctcaaaaatatttgtagcagaccTTTTTGGGTGAAACTACACATTGAATGGATACCtcttagttggggaatggctaaataagttatgatagaTGAATATAATTTGGtattatggttctataaaaaatgatgagaagactcacttcagaaaagcctgagaagacttacatgaagtgatgataaatgagtgagcagaagcaagagaactttatacacagtaacaataagattatgtgatgattggCTCTTTTTAGCAGTTTCAatgaaattccaatagacttgtgatggaaaaaagccatatgcatccagataCAAAATTCTGAAGACTGAATGTTGATCAAGGCatagtattttttaccttttagtggcattttcaccttttttgttgttgcttattttcttttttttttaatgccttctaatgtttttccccctttgatttaattttctttttccttttttgtgtgtagcatgataaatatggaaatatgtttagaagaattgcacatgggcagagccaaaatggtgggGATCATACgcatttctttctgatcttctctacaaccctcacattaattacaaaatccagccttgaattagctctggactggcagaacccacaaatattgggagtgcaacaaattatcagcagaagataatttcgaagatttccagaaaaagtctgtttcaattggaaacagggaattcaattggaaatgggaagaAAGCAGCCATGCACAAGCAGCTGAGTACAAACACCAGCACAGAGAGTACAGAGTGCTGGGGTGGTGAAGTCTCTGGCTAGTGGTTCTCAGACtccatgtggcagagaatctacagggaggaaacagaatagaaaagatctgtttcaatcgaAAATGGGAGGGAAGCAGCAAAGCACAAGTAGCTGAGTACAAATGCTAGCACAGATAGTGCAGAGTCCCAGGACAGTGCAGACTCAGTGGGATGGTACAGATTCCACAGGCAATGCAGACTTTGTGGAGCTGTGCAGACTTCATGTGGCAGAGactctacagcagtgttggccactctgtcctggttgcaagccagtaaatcaacagagaagttataaaacatccaacacaaacataaAGATCAACAGTGAACcctgaaatgccagaatctcatgaGACCTGGCCATGCCCAACCAGCACTGGGAGTAAATCAGCACTGACCCCGCACATCCATGGccacttggaaaacctcccctgccctaaaggcaggccttaactttttttttcttttttctttttctttttcttttctttttttttattttttaaaataaaaaaaattttttttttattgacagaacccatgccagggtaatttttttttacaacattatcccttgcactcacttctgttccgatttttcctctccctccctccaccctctcccccagatggcaagcagtcctatacatgttaaatatgtaacagtatatcttagatacagaaggtagaaataacccgggaaggccttaacttttttaaaaaaaataagtaaagaaataaataggactctgatgatagacaacttttatgatgaaagagaaaaatagatttcaaaccatggggagactaaaagcagattgtctccagatgaagccccaaaaggcgATATAACCTGGTCTTCATCACACgaggctctcctaaaagaaatttaaaaggatctttaaaaagagctagaagaaaattggggaaaggaaataaacaatttACAAGAAgctttggaaaaggcatataactcaatgaacaatagatttgataaaatggaaaaagaaagcaattcccagaaaaacaatttgtgaaatggaaaaaaattccaaaattccatagatttaaaaattcaattggacaaatacaaaaagaggttaaaaaaataaataaagaaaataatttactaaaattcagaactgaacaaatggaaatgagatagcaagaatcaagcaagcaaaaccaaaaaaatttaaaaataggaaaaaaataaaatgcctaattgggaaaacaacgaatctggaaaatagatcgagGAGATACAATCTAAGGagtattggactccctgaaatacataatgacactattttttaaaataactttttattgatagaacacatgccagggtaattttttacagcattatcccttgcattcacttctgttccgatttttcccctccctccctccaccccttcccccagatggtaagagtcctttacatgttgaatgggttgcagtatatcctagatacaatatatgtgtgcagaactgaacagttttcttgttgcacagggagaattgaattcagaaggtagaaataacccgggaagaaaaacaaaaatgcaagcagtttatattcatttccatattcatttcccagtgttctttctctgggtgtagctgcttctgtccatctttgatcaattaaggctctctttatcgaagaggtccacttccatcagaatacatcttcaaacagtatcattgttgaggtatataatgatctcccggttctgctcatttcactcagcatcagttcatgtaagtctcgccagtcctctctgtattcatcctgctggtcattccttacagaacaataatattccataacattcatataccacaatttactcaaccattctccaattgatggacatcctttcattttccagcttctagccactacaaacagggctgccacaaacattttggcacatacaggtccctttcccttctttagtatctctttgtggtataagcccagtagaaacactgctggatcaaagggtatgcacagtttgataactttttgagcatagttccaaattgctctccagaatggctggatgtgttcacaattccaccaacaatgtatcagtgtccctgttttcccacatcccctccaacattccccattatctttccctgtcattctagtcaatctgacaggtgtgtagtggtatctcagagttgtcttaatttgcatttctctgattaataatgatttggagcatattttcatatgtctataaatagtctcaatttcttcgtctgagaattgtctgttcatatcctttgaccatttatcaattggagaatggtttgatttcttatagattagagtcaattctctatatattttggaaatgagacctttatcagaacctttgattgtaaaaatgttttcccagtttattgtttcccttctaatcttgtttgcatttgttttgtttgtacagaaacttttcaatttgatataatcaaaattttctatgttgtggtcaatagtgatctctagttcttctttggtcataaattcctccctcttccacaggtctgagaggtaaactatcctatgctcttccaatttatttatcatctcattctttatgcctagatcatgaacccattttgaccttatcttggtgtacggtgttaagtgtgggtcaatgtctagtttctgccatactaatttccaattttcccagcaatttttgatGATGACACTATCTttgaggaaatcatcaaagagaactgcttggATAATCAGAAGAtcaaatgaccattgaaagaattcactgaatgcctcctgaaagagatccccaaattaaaaccccaag contains these protein-coding regions:
- the LOC127538718 gene encoding olfactory receptor 8S1-like; amino-acid sequence: MIPDNQTTDTEFILLPFSSSMHIQYALGFLFLLIYFLTLAGNLLIMAVIKMDSQLHTPMYFFLVNLSFFDMFYSSVMAPKLVYTLLTKNKIVSLSGCLVQIGLMFFIASSEAFILSAMAYDRYSAICNPLVYVMVMSKRFCTFLACGSCLLGVTNSLMNTLPLLRLHFCGPYFIHHYSCEMPELLPLSCSDLFPNKMILFTTLVVFGFGCFFPILFSYTRIISAILKISSASGRSKAFSTCSSHVIVVTLFFLTGLGRHLSPATGSVLEQVISLQYSIVTPLLNPIIYSLKNVEVKIAIKKMWGKKGILSGTY